Part of the Oreochromis niloticus isolate F11D_XX unplaced genomic scaffold, O_niloticus_UMD_NMBU tig00000734_pilon, whole genome shotgun sequence genome, CATGATGATCCAGAGGATGAACAGCCTCTTTCCCCCCAAGAGCTGGTCGGTGACTGATGTCATGATGAGTCAGGACTCTGCTGAACACCCAGCAGACGACTGTAGACGTCTAACATCTCTGATTATTAATGTTCAGACTCCGACTGTTTGGGTTGGAAAAATATAAATTgtttataaataattaaattaagctgttttattatttgaatatatacaGAATGCAAATGTGCTCGAGTTGGCACTCTGTGTTTGAGGATCATGAGCTTCTTCTGCTAAGACTGGGCTGAAGTACTGAAGAGTGGACGCAGAGCGCTTGACAGTCTTTGCTGCAtgcttacacatacacaaatcTCTGGTTAAAGAGTCTGAATAAGCTGAAGGATAACATTAGATAATCAAGGCTATGCaggatgtgtttttgtgtccatGTGTTTCTAGACAGACTGGGGTTCGGCCTTGTGTACTTGTGATTTCAACTGCCAAAGGCAATGAAATCTTTTTAGATGACACATATTTCTCAAACTGGACTTGGAGCTTCAGGTTCAGCTGTTCGTAAGAACTTGTGGACCAAACAAACTGATCCTCATGCAGAGATCAGCTTTTTTtagtaaacaaacagaacagcTGCCACTGCTGTGTGCGTCTCACTCTAGACAAGTCACCGATCCTGgatccagcaaaacagccccagaccatcacctggttgatgccacacactgtggaaacATCCGTTCATCTACTCAACGTCGTACAAAGATCCTTCATGAACCAAAGATTTACaattttgattcatcagtccataatacCTTCTTTCATTCAGTAGTCTAATGTTTCATGGTCCAGGCAATCCAGTGTTTTATTCTGACATGTGGCTTTCTTGCTGCGACTCATCCTGTCAATCCTGCAGCTCAAAGTCTTCTCTTCAAAGTTGAAACTGAGGCTTCCTATGACCGTGATCAAGCTGTGCTCTTCTTGGCAATTTCTCTGTATGAACCTACtctacatttttaagtgttttgatggtctgtctctcttccattgttaaTTGCCCTTTTCTCACCATTTCTATAGCAACACACTACTTTCTGCAGTACTGTTCACCTGATGCTCATGGGTGtggtaccacagtgtgttccagcacttttatgcagacagagggggttggaagaaatgcagaaaagttggaacacctgtaggaattagtagcaccagctttcaaggcttgattAACCTCCATTAATGCTGAACAGCTTTAAATTTTAACCCATTTTTGTTCCCAGAAAAGGGCCttttgtataattctgaaatgtacattatttttcagttttgggtaaccttACCTTTTTTGTTGTGGAAGTTCaacacttacctttgtaccatttcaagccAGTCATTGGACTTGATCTGCAAATTAATAAGTGGAAATCAATGGAtgtttctaaaacttttgacctgTAGTGTAGCTGATGTGTAGATATTTCTCTCTGATCCTGAACTGTGAAGCTTTCCTTAATTTAACTCATGCTGCAGGGAGTAAATACTGCAAAGTTCCTCACCTACACCCTGTGTCATCTTCAACTTCCCCTTGTTAATAAATATTTACACACAATTAATACTGGATTGTTTTACTGTGATTATCCTAAGTCAGACGGCACAGTTAACATCCAGATATTTACGTGCAAGAGAAAGTTTTATGTACCATGTGACGGTGCATGAGGAGTAGATGTGATGTGGTTTCTGAAAAAGCATCAGTACAAGATAAATACAGTTAATATTACTTGTCTCCAGTCTTTTTATCACTGTAATTGTGTAAGCATGCACAAAATGGTGtgtttaaagattaaaaacaattcTTAACTGCAACACAAGATGGCAGTCCAACACAAAGAATAACAGCATCTTCATTCAGGCTGTCAGACCCCTCTGTATACCTCAGACACAGTTCTGTGTCTCAGAGTGCACCAGTGACAGCAGCACTTTTACCATCACAGAGCAGGAAAGCTTTCAGTAGAAAGCTTCGGCAGCAGGACCAGATGCAATCAGGTCGGGTCCTGAGAGCCTGCTTTGACCAGCTAACACCGGGAGATCTTCAGCCTCTCCTTGGCCCGAGCAGTGGTTCCCACGTGCTTCAAAGAGTCCATCATTGTCCCTGTAAGTAACAGTCCGCTTGATGCAATGATTCCCACAGTGCCCAGTAACATTGACTTTAATGGTGATGAAGTGTTTAGAGAGACTGGTAAAAGATCACGTCACTCCTTCACTTCCTGTCACCAttgacccacttcagtttgcacACCAGACTAATCGTTCCACAGACGACGCCATATCTCACCTGCTCCACACATCCCTGAGCCACCGAGACACTGGCAGAGGGAAGCAAGAGTAACATGCCTCTGCTGACTGCAGGTGTTTTCAGCTCCTCTCTGTGGTGGAACACATGGAGAAAGAAACCTCGACGTGATGACCCGACGTCGCTGGATGATCTCCTCCACAGCAGAACAAAGGTCCAAATAAAGATAATGAGAGTTTCTCCTCACGTGTCTCCTCATGGTTTATGATACAAATCTGCTAATTCTCATTAGACATCTTAATCAGAAAAGCAAACTCTCTTTAATTCATCATCACATTTATGCCATAATTTAGCTCAACCAATCAGATTaaaagtgtgttgtttttttaaataacagtaaTTTTGTAATACTGAAAGACGTAAAACCTTTAGTCCACCATCATGTTTTGACTTATAAGACTTTCAAATCATTTCTTTTGTTAATTTTTCTATAtcgtatcaaatcaaagtatatCAGACTTTAACTGTCAGTAACAGAACAAACAGATCAGCCTCACCAAAGTCCATTTAAGGACAGATCTCTCTCATCAACCACACTTACCTTTTTTTCGGTTTCAGGGacaaaatttgaaaatgttggcagatttttttaaattttaatttctcAAACATTTACTCCTAAATATGGATGTTTCTTTCTAACAGGTATGCCAGTATTTTGTGAGTCTTTGAGAGggaaaaacaggatttattcAGATTCATTTTCAGCCCTAAAACTAAGTCCTGCATACAAACAGCTGCTGCGCACAAACTATCACATATGAAACCCGAGTAAGTAAATTAGTACGTACGGTTTATATGTTAAGAGCCTTTCAGACCAGCGGTGCGCAGCCATTCGAGGGCTCCAGCCAGCCTaacgtctctctctctctgactctgaaGGGTGGAGTTAAGAAATGTCTGCTGTCAGTGTCTCACTCGGCTCAACTTTGCTGTTTTTCAGCGTCTTCGTGTtcgtctctgcaggtgagatttaCTGTTAGAAACTAACATAATGAAAACGAGGAGTAAAGTagactgtctgtgtgtggagGAGACACAAGGCTGGGTGGAGTTTGTGTGGAGTTAACATCTGTAATCCAGCTGTGgcagagacaaagaagtgtaatgtgtgtgtcagtgtgatgtgttgtagtgtcaggagtcagtatacagctacaaagctttttgttcagtgtatacaaacagctgtagctccataaaggcagcatgcagagactcacagtgtcttataatgagaggctgctttctctcacacattatgttcacttattatcagcacatgttgttgttctgtggaagCTAACATCTTGTAGTTTCTGACACTTTGCATGTTTAGCATGAGGCTAAAATTCCTCCTCATGACCTTCGTCTTGTTCTGGGAAGTGATATCAACAACAGggcatgtctgtcccatctatTTACTCTGATAATGGAAAAATCAGGATAATCAGTCAggtaatgaaaaaatattgattGAATGCAGATTCTGTGCTGTTTAAGactaaatacaaaaacagaatttaaactTATATATGTACAAATTTAACATAAGCTCCACAAGTGAAGTGCAGGTATCTTGTTTTCaaccagatatttttttttatacatcatGATCTCTAATCTGGATTTAATCTGATCTGGAGCAGGTTCACAGCATAAGTTACGTTAGCATAAGTTACCATGGCAATGCATTGTTATAAGACGTGAACCAACTTCCTAGCACAGAAAACCCTGAACCCAAATGCTGCTTTATAGTACAGGCCTCTGCTGGGCATTAAGACCATAACATTCATTAAATCCATCCAAATGTTAAAAgacataaacaaatatttaaagtaaaTAATTCTGCTTATAATTGcatgttgacctttgacctctctgctctgtgttgtttcctctttcagaccagatGAACATCACATCCGAGTCTGGGCAGGACGTCACGCTTCCATGTCAAGTTACAAATAAGATCTCAGCTGTAGTTTGGAGCAGAGCAGACCTGGAACcgaaaaatgtctttttgtacCAGGATGGGCATTTTTTCCCAAACAACCAGCATCCATCATATAAGAACAGAGTGGATCTGGGGGACAGAgggatgaaggatggagacgcgTCTTTGATTGTGGAGAAAGTGACCACTGCTGACTCTGGAACATACAAGAGTCGTGttaaaatagcagaaacacgTTCATGGAAAAACATCACCATCAATCTGAGaattcctccaggtgagtgagtaactctgatttttctgtaAATCATT contains:
- the LOC100701701 gene encoding coxsackievirus and adenovirus receptor homolog isoform X1, with product MSAVSVSLGSTLLFFSVFVFVSADQMNITSESGQDVTLPCQVTNKISAVVWSRADLEPKNVFLYQDGHFFPNNQHPSYKNRVDLGDRGMKDGDASLIVEKVTTADSGTYKSRVKIAETRSWKNITINLRIPPDRSGPGGTGSIGVIVGLIVAGVAVAAGLSFCRKQKPQSQNSFQPPDDQD
- the LOC100701701 gene encoding coxsackievirus and adenovirus receptor homolog isoform X2, which codes for MNITSESGQDVTLPCQVTNKISAVVWSRADLEPKNVFLYQDGHFFPNNQHPSYKNRVDLGDRGMKDGDASLIVEKVTTADSGTYKSRVKIAETRSWKNITINLRIPPDRSGPGGTGSIGVIVGLIVAGVAVAAGLSFCRKQKPQSQNSFQPPDDQD